CAAGAAAGCACTTCAAGGCTTTTATGATCGCGAAGgtaattagattagattagattagaaaaCTTTAATGTCCTTAAAAAAGGCTATTTGTATTACAGCACAGCATAAGACATGGTCACATAGACTATAGACATCAgtgcaagacaaacacacacgagacacatacagtacaaatacaCACCACTGGTAATCTGCATCATAAGATAATCTCTAAAGTGGTTATCTCTTTTCTTGTAATGAAATTAGAGTCTGTCCAAATGTAACCTTCTGACATATTTTAGAAATACATTGGCTTAAAGGGCAACAATATTGTAGAGTAAAATAGCACATAATTGTTGCACCACATTCTGTCAATTAATTAGGAGAACTGACCTTTTTGTTTCTGAGTAGAATCAAAAAGATTGTTAATAATGGGCAATTTCTATTTCAATTGACCTCAGAACTTACCCCAAAAGCAGAGGGGGAAAGTATTATTTTAGAAATGAGACGGGAGACTGGGGGAAAGTATTTATATTAGATGACATGGAATTGTGCCGGCAAAAAAACGGCAGCTGGAAATGATTTAATTCAATTTATGAAGAACATTGTGAGACATTCTGAGAAATACTGTCCGACTGATTTCTTGAACCTCTTTCTCATAATCCTAGGGGAGGAGTTGGAATTTGAGTATGAGGAGAAAGGCCATGGCTCGTGGCTTTGCAGAGTAAGGTAAGACGATGCTGGACAATTTCAATGTCTTACATTTTAAGGAATTTAGGGTTGCCGTAATTCATTGCATTGAATCAGCATCATTTAATGCTCAGTCCTTCCAGGAAGGTCAGTTGGTGGCTTCCTCTGCAGTGCCAACTGCACTGTTGCTAGTAGTTTTGTTGTTCATGGAGTGGAATTTTCAACCTGAGCACTTTGAACAAGTTGCTATTTATCAGATATAACTTCCTACAGTCCTGTACTGGCATTACTCTTCTTTTCTGTAATTCTTCTGTTTGCTACAATCATGTTCAGACTGCCCGTAGATGATGCTCATGGCAAGCAACTGGTTGCCGAGGTAACGCATACAGGAAAGAAGAAGGAGGCATCTATTCAGTGTTCCTTGGAGGCCTGCCGTATTCTAGAAGCCCGAGGTCTGCTCAGACAGGAAGCAGGTGAGTCTCTAGCCAGTCTGGCCAGATAACTGGGCTGCAGGCTACAGAATAGCTTTGTCCACTGTGCTATTCTTTCTCCAATCTCTGACAGTAACATTAGCCTATCGTACCCAGCTGTGCTCAGAAATGAAAACATTGGAATTGGTCAAAAATATTGTACAGCCATGGGACCTAAACATCATGTAGATCAACTCTGAGCAAAGTCTGAGACAGTACAGCAACTATTTTCCTAGATTCTGTCTAATGTGACTCAGAATTACCCAAACATGTATTGAGCTATAATTGGCACCATTTGACTTCATAATGCACAGCTGATTGGTTATGGCTCTGTGTCCCCTCACTCAGTGTCacggaagagaagaaagaaaaactgGGAGGACGAGGACTTTTATGACAGCGATGATGACAACTTCCTGGATCGGACTGGCACTGTGGAGAAGAAGCGGAAAGAGCGCATGAAGAGGGCTGGAAAGGTGGAGGACCAGCCAGCCTCGTATGAGTCACTggtgagcgcgcacacacacacacacacacacacacacacacacacacaccagccagccTCGTATGAATCACTGGtgagcagtgagcacacacacacacacacacacacacacacacacacacacacacacacacacacacacacacaccagtcagccAGCCTCGTATGAATCTCTAGTGAGGTCTCCTCTCCGACACCCCCACACTCCACACGAAACTCGGTGTCTCCTTTTTTGTCTTAGCTGACTTGACGTGAACAGGACTTTATAGGCCCTCATtttggaataataataacatatgGAATAATAACACAGTTACGGTAATAATAGAAGCATAAAGATATGAAGCATAATGTCCTGAcatctgacatacagtatttgcttCTGCTTTAGACCTTGAAGTTGAATGACGTGGAGAAAGAGATCGCAGAGACCGAGAACAAACTCCGCTCTTCAGGCAAAGGTGAGCTGGGcaatattgtttgtttgtttttgtctgtcttaGTGGTTGATCATAAAACATtatttaactagaaaagcactcggagggcgcagacctccgcctgcattgttcttcctaggttgtcatacatttgagtAGTTTAGCTATTCAGATCGCCTCcccgtggccataccatgccattacaccactaaacAAAACGCCTCCGGAAtgccttgggtcatttctgaccttccctgaaaatgtcatcgaaatccatccattacttttttaattatcttgctaacaaacagacagacaaacagacgccggtccccaatgaaaacataacctccttggcaatAATATACTATAGGTAATAATATACTATAGCAGCATGGTTTTAACTGAGGCTTTTTTCATCAGCCATTATGGCACCTTATTACATTTGTGCGCTCCAGTTGATAACAGCTTGGGGGCGTTGGTAGCGTAGTGGGTAAGGAGCTTGGCtcgcctgaaaagttgtgggttcaattcccgcctCCACcactgtgcccttgagcaaggcacttaacccaaCGTTGCCTGGGGACCCTTGTAGTATAATTGATATAAGTCGCTATCGaccaaagtgtctgctaaatatacatatactgtaaatgtgtctctgtgctgtatGGATGTGAGTGCAGGTGGttatctctgtgctgtgtggatctctgtgctgtgtggatgtgagtgcaGGAGGTTAATAACAGCTTGTttatctctgtgctgtgtggatgtgagtgcaGGAGGTTAATAACAGCTTGTttatctctgtgctgtgtggatctctgtgctgtgtggatgtgttatctctgtgctgtgtggatgtgagtgcaGGAGGTTAATAACAGCTTGTttatctctgtgctgtgtggatctctgtgctgtgtggatgtgggtgtagGAGGTTAATAACAGCTTGTttatctctgtgctgtgtggatctctgtgctgtgtggatgtgttatctctgtgctgtgtggatgtgttatctctgtgctgtgtggatgtgttatctctgtgctgtgtggatgtgttatctctgtgctgtgtggatgtgttatctctgtgctgtgtggatgtgtgtgcaggaggttaATAACAGCTTGGTTATCTGTGCTGTATGGATGTGGGTGCAGGAGGTTAATAACATCTTGGTTATCTGTGCTGTATGGATGTGGGTGCTTGGatatctctgtgctgtgtgaatgtgcatgtaggAGGTTAATAACAGCTTGGATATCTCTGTGCTGTCTGGATGTGAAGACAGGAGGTTGATAACAGCAGCTTGGatatctctgtgctgtgtggatgtgggtgcaGGTGGTCAGCGGGCCTCGTCTGATGACCCTCTGGACGCCTTCATGAACGTGGTGTCCAGTGAGACGACGCTGGACAGCGTGGAGAGGAAGAAGCTGCATGTTCATATCGCGGAGCTCCGCAAGGAGGCCCAGCGCCTGCACAGACTGATCGATCTGACACGGCCCACCCAGCTGCCCTCTCTGCAGAGGTGAGCGCCTTCGGCTGCTGGACTTACACACGCTggcatttcccaactattagcccacggtttatactgtacattgattttgggacatttcttcagctatgaggttatagcacgggggcaattaatatgggtttgtttctttttgacTTTTGACTTCTTttcactgtcctgcggcttatacacaatgcggctaatacacatgaaattactgtatgtacatacaaATAAGCTCTAAACTGGCCCTTTGTCTCTTACTGTCATGAGCAACTAAGATGGGATAACATAAGACCATAGAGAGTCACCTCAAGTCAACTGTTAGTTCAGTCACTATGGTTTAGTAAACATGTTTGCACATAGTACAGTATGATACGTAAGTTACGACCAATTTTGAGTATGATTTCAGTGAAAACTACAAAGGGGAAGTGGTTGTAAAATGACATTCAGTAGGTAGTGTATTCATGGTTGGTATGACTTTTGTGGTCTAGTGGAACCTCATCTAACCCAGACAAGCCGAAGAAACCAGCGTTGCCCATGTTTGGTGCCATGAAGGGAGGCAGCAAGTTCAAACTGAAGACTGGAACCATAGGGGTGAGTGCTGTATAATCTTGGCTATTGGTGTCTTACTAGCTACTGTAAGTATTAGTCTTTGTGTTAGTACTCGCCTTTGGTGTCTTACTAACTAAGTATTAGTCTTTGTGTAAGTATTGGCTATTGGTGTCTTACTAACTAAGTATTAGTCTTTGTGTTAGTCTTGGCCTTTGGTGTCTATTTCTGAGTCTACTTCACTTATgtgctctctgtctcattagACACTGCCCCCAAAGCGAGCGTGTCTACCCCCTGAACTCTTCAACATGAAAGAGATGCCTGaagggggtgaggaggaggaggacgaagaagaggagggggacgaggaggaagaaaaggagcaTGTTGAGGAGGAACCACAGGCCAATGGTAATCTAACCTTAATCTTAAACTCCGACCAATGGTAATCTAACCTTAATCTTAATCTCAGGCCAATGGTAATCTAGTCCATTTTAAACACAGTTCTTGCTTTAGTTGTGCTTATTGTGATCATCACAGGGCTAACTGCTTGACTGTTTTTGCAGTATCTACATTAAAGGAACATGCTGAAGCCAAGGACATGCCTGTGCCTGACGGAGTTGAGAAGGAACAACGGCACCCCCCAGAAGATGCAGAAAGGCCTCATTCAGGTATGGAAGAGTCAAACTGTCAGTAAAATGGCAGTGTCTGGGCCATTAGGCAAATAGCAACATGTAGCTATGATCAAGCAATCTGCTTTATGTGTGAAATTTGTCACAATGAATCCTATCTAAAAGATTAAATTACATATCTGGCTGAAAGCTTTGCACAGTCATAAAGTGTGTGAAGTTCATATTGAATTACTCTGAGGTAAAGAGGTGAAATCATATGCATTGATTTTTCTACTAGTTAATTTACTTCATTTTGCAGAGATCTGTTTTCATTTAATCAAGTTTAATGTAATACACTTTCATTAAGTGTTGTAAAACTATTTCCGAGGAAATGTGTATATCATAAAGCTAATACCAGAGGCTATTTTACATGTTGCATCCAACTATACCATACTTAAACATTCATTTTAACCTCCACTAGAGGCCATACAAGGACATATAGGTTTCTTACCTTGACTTTTTCCATGTTCATGTTCAGATATGGAAAAGCAACCCTTGGAATCACCAAAACAACAAGTCAAAGAGAAGAGTGCAGAGAAGAGACCTAGGAAGCCTATGGGCCCGTCCAGGGTAAGCCCCTCGTATTCATTTGAGCTGTTCTGTGGGCTAGTGTTGACTACTGTAGAACACTGCATGCTTGGTGACGGATGACCACTTcacttgaccccccccccccccccccccctgttatATTTCATAGAACACGTGgcatacagtaaatgttttTATAGGATGGGGTGCTTTAGTGGAGTCAGTGAAAGTTGTGTAACTTCTGATCAAGCCAAAATATGAAACTGAACCCTTACCTGCTCGGTTGGttaattttaataaattatcTGGTAAAGGTATTCGCCTTTTGGGTTATTTGATGGTGAATATTATCTCATTTTGTTATTTGCTACCTAGTGGCTTATTTGATAGTGAATCGATCTTGTTCTGTTGTTTGCTAGTACCTAGTGGGTTATTTGATAGTGAATCAatcttgttttgttgtttgctaCCTAGTGGGTTATTTGATAGTGAATCGATCTTGTTTTGTCACTGGACCACTTACCCGACACTGCTACTAACGTCACCTTTTACTAGAGAGGCACGAGAGGTACGACTAAGCCCCAGAGGTGGCGATAGAGACACAGTTGGCCTTGGCACAAACTAGCTCGCTCAGATTTCCCCAGAGAATAGAAAGCTACTGTGTTCAATCAAAAAGTATCAGGAGGGTTTTCGGTTGCCTTTTTGCCAAcagccactagatggcactgtaGTAGCCATGTTGAACTGAGCATTTAAAGCACATTGGCCAGGACCTCTAACTGTCTATGGCCAGGACACCCGCTCAAAACAGACAACATGCCTGTACTTCTCTTTTGGTCCAGTCCAGTTGTGTTTTGGCAGAATTAGCAATTGTAGCAGTTATTGACCAAAGTTCCGGTAGAATGTGACTGAACCGTTGTTTGATTTAGTGACTGTTTGGCATGAGAGTGATTTGAATGATTGCTGATACTGTATTGTTTtttcttattgttttttttttttgctgatggcCTTTGGTTTGGTTTGATGACAAGTTGATATGTTTACCCACAAATATGCTCTCTTGCGCTCCTCCCAGCCCCCCAGTACCCTGTCAGGAAGCTACCCTGAGGATGATCCTGACTACTCTGTCTGGGTACCACCGAAAGGTACAGAAAATAGCATTTAACACCGAACAGTGAATGTATTATGATGGTACTATGGATACATTTAGAGGCTTTGATTTGGGGTTGTGACGAGAAAAGTCCCTTTGGTGTTTGCCTTGTTCTTGATTGAATGGGTTAGAGCTTGTCCTACACTGAAAGCTTCATTGAAATGCTCCTTTACTGCAAGGAACTAGCCCTATTGATCTAAGGACCTGATGAGACCTAACAAAAGGATCTGTTAGTTGACATTCTCCCTAATAATTCTCTCATCATTTAAAGGATCTGTTAGTTGACATTCTCCCCAATAATTGTCTCATCATTTAAAGGGTCTGTAGTTAACATTCTCCCCCATGTTCCTGTGTTTTCAGATCAGTCAGGGGATGGCAGAACTCATCTCAATGAGAAGTACGGCTACTGAGGATGTTGGAGGATTTTCAGAAGCTCCTCTATCAAACCAGCCAAGCTCTAGTTCATCCTCCACCTGCTTGTAGCTCTCTGGAAGGCCCTCTTGACACGAAGAGAAAAGCAAAAGAATTGTGCTCAGTACTGTGTAAAAGCACTTAATTCATTTGGTTTCAGGATGGAAAAGGACAGCTTTGTTGTTTGACCAAATTTGGAAGAGGCCACTGACTGTCACATGTGTCTTTTCCGGccttgtactgtacattttcCGACTTCTCGTCCTGTCTGTGCTTATGAAACTA
The genomic region above belongs to Sardina pilchardus chromosome 20, fSarPil1.1, whole genome shotgun sequence and contains:
- the slc4a1ap gene encoding kanadaptin; the encoded protein is MDSGETLEMDSDNLSKDTTTEQKDDNTSVADTEDKDGPFKKPTFAPPSVVPKRGNVKSSDKEASSVSGNEDALVPEDAKRNHGPHNEQESQSSEGVIGENVSPKTDEAKNMSTQSSDSTRVPTKTIQDVKPKPKPKAPPAGKFKPNPPLPYTEPPWGCPAVVPYALEILKTGTIVDSIPLTQNSYFVIGRLPLCDVALEHPSISRYHAILQHRGQSGETGEIGEETGFYVYDLSSTHGTFVNKNKIPPKTYIRLKVGHVLKFGGSTRLFILQGPESDEESESELTVTELRERARKQRELEERMMGDGSDEENEKDEEKSDSVPGKSSTDESGCSWGMAEEAAPEDENEENPFATEFQEDQEAAYLKDPKKALQGFYDREGEELEFEYEEKGHGSWLCRVRLPVDDAHGKQLVAEVTHTGKKKEASIQCSLEACRILEARGLLRQEAVSRKRRKKNWEDEDFYDSDDDNFLDRTGTVEKKRKERMKRAGKVEDQPASYESLTLKLNDVEKEIAETENKLRSSGKGGQRASSDDPLDAFMNVVSSETTLDSVERKKLHVHIAELRKEAQRLHRLIDLTRPTQLPSLQSGTSSNPDKPKKPALPMFGAMKGGSKFKLKTGTIGTLPPKRACLPPELFNMKEMPEGGEEEEDEEEEGDEEEEKEHVEEEPQANVSTLKEHAEAKDMPVPDGVEKEQRHPPEDAERPHSDMEKQPLESPKQQVKEKSAEKRPRKPMGPSRPPSTLSGSYPEDDPDYSVWVPPKDQSGDGRTHLNEKYGY